The following DNA comes from Oxobacter pfennigii.
CTCAAGGTCAATTACGACATCGGATGAAATGCTGCAGGAATTATTAAACCTAAAGAGATAATGAGGATTAGTATATGATAAAACTTACAGGCTTAAACAATAGGGAGTTTTATTTAAACTGTGAATTAATAGAAAAAATTGAAGTCACTCCGGATACCATAATAAGCACAACAAGCGATAAAAAATATGTTGTGAAGGAGTCTCCGGAGGTCATCATTAAAAGCATAATCGACTTCAAAAGGAAATACATGATGAGTATTCCGGAGGTTATAAAATAATGAAAAAAAGTGATATGGCAACCACCATAGGATTGTTTTTTGGATTGTGCGCTATAATTATCGGAATGGCCTTGGACAGCGGGAAATTTAATCCCGCTGCTCTGGCACTGTTCTGGGACTTGCCTTCAGTATTCATTACTGTGGGAGGCTCATTTTTCACAGTGCTTATAGCATTTCCTATGGATACGGTTAAAAACCTTCCCAAAACCTTGAGAAATGCCTTTATAGAAAAGAAGATGGCTCCACTGGAGATAATAGACAAGTTTGTTGAGCTTTCCAAAAGAGCCAGAAAGGAAGGCTTATTGTCCATGGAAGATGAAATTGAGGCAATAGACGACAAATTCCTTAAAAACGGTATACAGATGGTGGTAGACGGTCTGGAGCCTGAAACAATAAAAGAAATCATGGAGCTTGAAATAAGTGCCATGGAAAAAAGGCATTCAAACGGTATTAATTTGCTTAAAGCCTGGGCGGGATATGGCCCTGCCTACGGTATGATAGGTACATTAATAGGATTGGTACAAATGCTTGCAAATTTAAACGACCCAGGTGCATTGGGCCCGGGTATGGCTAAAGCTATAGTTACATCCTTTTATGGTTCTGTAATGGCAAACTTCATTTTCAGTCCTCTTGCGGGAAAGCTGGAATTAAAAAGCTCGGAGGAGTCGGAAACCAGGGAGATGATGCTGGAAGGTGTCCTTTCAATACAGGCAGGAGTAAACCCCAGGGTTATTGAAGATAAGCTTAAGACCTATTTATCGCCTGATGAAAGGCTGGATGCGCTGAGATCAAATACTGAAAGAGAAGCGGTGTTGGACAATGACTAGAAAAAAGGCAGAAAAAAAGGAAATCAGTCAGGAATGGCTTACAACTTACTCGGATATGATGACACTTTTGTTGACTTTCTTTGTGCTTTTATATTCTTTCTCCATAATAGACACCATTAAATTTAGAAAATTATCAAGTTCTTTAGCTTCTGCATTAAACAACAGCGGTGCTGATATGTTTGAGGTATACGAAACCTCGGGGGATGTTCCTGTAATAGGAGAAGAAGTTCCGGGAAGTGATGTATTGCCCAATCAAAACGGCAATGCCATGTACAATGCCGTTACGGAATTTGTTAATGACAACAACTTAGGCGAATATGTAACCATTAAGGAAAGCGCTAGGGGTATAATAATTGAATTTAAAGACAGGATCCTTTTTGATACCGGTAGGGCCGAAATAAAAAATGAAGGTGTGCCGGTGCTCATGAAAATAACAGAATTAATCGGCAATATGCCAAACGATATAATTATAGAAGGTCACACAGACAATGTACCCATAAGCACAGCTCAGTTTCCTTCAAACTGGGAATTGTCTTCCGCGAGGGCTTTGAGGGTAATGTGGTACCTGACGGAAAACAGGGGCTTGGATCCAAAAAGATTTTCGGTACAGGCCTTTGGTGAGTATAACCCCATAGCCGGCAACGATACCCCTGAGGGAAGGGCACAAAACAGGAGAGTTAACATATTGATTTTGTCCAAAAATGATGAGGAATTAAATCAGGTGAACATGCCGTAAAAGTTATTTATATTATAGCAATTATTAGCAAAACGAATTACTGAAGAATGGAGAGTTAAGTTTATGAATAAGAAGATGCTGCCGGTAATTATACTTGTCGTACTTTTTATTGTAGCAGCCGTTCTGGCAATTATATTATTCAGATTGGGAATAATCTCACCCACTTCAAATTCAGGTGCTCCGCCAAAGGAGATTACATTTGACGTAGGAGAGTATTCCGTTAATCTGGATGAGCCGGGGTACAGGAGATATATGAAAACCAATATATTCGTCGGCTATACTGTGAAAAAGCTGGAAAAAGAGCTTGCCGAAAAGACTCCGCAGATGAGAAGCATAATAACCGATATACTGAGGAGTAAAAAGGTTGAAGATGTGAGTTCCACGGATGCCATGGAAGTCATAAAAGGCGAGATTAAGAACAGCATAAATGAAATCCTTACCACAGGTAAAATAGACAATATATATATTACTGATATTATAATTCAATAAAAGGGGATAAAAATGGACGCACAATTGGCAGCGAGCTTTTTAAAGCTTATAATATTTCTCCCGGTAGTTATTTTACTTGCCTATATCAGTTTAAAGCTGGGAGGGCAGAAAATGTTAAACGGGGGAAGCCGGATTATAAAAATTATAGAGAGGGTGCCTATAACAAGTAAAAGCTATCTCTGTGTTGCTGTCATTAACGGTAAGCCTTATATTGTAAGCTCTTCAGAGGAAAAAGTGGAGATACTTATGGAGCTTCCCATGGAGACAATGGAAAAATACAAAAGGGAAGGAAGCTTCAAGGATAATTTTCTTGAAAATTTAAACCTTTTCATCAACAGGAAGGAAAGACCATGAAAAGAAAAGTAATATTCACCACAGCACTTTTTGTTGCATTGATTTGTATGACATATATAGCTTATGCACAGCCTGCTAGGCTCCCTATACCCAATATCGGCATACAAGTCGGACAAGCTGAAAACCCCCAGGATTATGTAGACAGCATAAAGCTTATGATTATCATAACAATCCTGGCTCTGGTGCCGTCCTTTATAGTATTGATGACATCATTTACAAGAATTGTCGTGGTTTTATCCTTTGTAAGAAATGCATTATCAACACAGCAGACTCCTCCAAACCAGGTGCTTATTGGACTTGCCCTGTTTCTTACTCTGTTTATAATGGCTCCTGTTTATACAACTGTTAATGAAGAGGCAATAAAGCCTTATCTGGAAGAGACGATAACGCAGCAGGAAGCCATTGAAATAGGCTCAAAGCCCATACGGGATTTTATGCTCAAACAGACAAGGCAAAAAGACCTGGCATTGTTTATAAGTGCAGCACAATTAGAGCAGCCGGAAGCTGCGGAAGATGTTCCCTTTACAGCTCTTATTCCGGCTTTCGTCATAAGTGAACTTAAAACGGCATTCCAGATTGGATTTTTAATATATATACCTTTTATCGTAATAGATATGATAGTTGCAAGTATACTTATGTCCATGGGTATGTTCATGCTGCCACCCGTTACAATATCACTGCCCTTTAAGCTTTTACTCTTCGTAATGGTGGACGGTTGGTATCTTGTAGTTAAATCCTTGCTGGAAAGTTTTGCTTAAGGAGAGGATAAAATGACGGAAAGCTTTATAGTAGGTGTTGCAAAAGACGCATTATTAAGTGTTATAACCATATCGGGGCCAATCCTCGCCATATCTTTAGGCGTGGGTCTTTTAATAAGCATTTTTCAGGCGACAACCCAGATACAGGAGCAGACTTTAACCTTTGTCCCCAAGATTATTGCGGTTTTTATATCCATAATAATCTTAGGTCCCTGGATGCTTCAAACGTTGGTATCTTTTACTCAGAGGATGTTTGATGCTATACCCTTGATGGTGCGCTGATAATTATGAATATGGATTTTAACCTCTTTGTCGTATTTTTTTTAATATTTATAAGAGTAATAAGCTTCTTAGGAACATCGCCCCTTATGATGATAAAAGGCATTCCAAACATGGTCAAAGCAAATTTAGGCGTATTTATAGCCTTGCTGATTTTTAACTTTGCTCCCTATGACTCAAGCATTATTCCAGAGACTACCTTTGGACTTATAAGCGTGGCGGCAGGTGAGTGCGTTTTAGGCTTATCCATGGGCTATATATCAACGTTGTTTTTAAATGCTGTAATGATGTCGGGACAGCTTATGGATATGCATGTAGGCTTTGGAATGGTAAGTCAGTTTGACCCAATGACTTCAACTGAAGTTTCAATATTAGGAAGCCTTTCAAATTTAATCGGACTTTTAGTGTTTTTAATAATAGACGGTCATCACATAATCATTGAAGCCATAATAGAAAGCTACAATGTGGTGCCTCTTTTGGGAGTAAATATCCCGCCTGAGGCCGGGACTTATGTATTGATGCTTTTTATAAAATTAGTGGCTGTTTCCCTGAAACTGGCAGCTCCAATAATAGTAGTGATATTTATAACCGAAATCGCCATGGGGCTCATTGCGAGAACAGTACCCCAGCTTAATATACTTATGATGGGAATGCCCCTTAAAGTACTCTTAGGATTGTTTGCTTTTTCGGCAGCCATCCCGGGTCTTATTCACATGTATATAAAGGTTTTTGAAGGTATTCCAGGCGATTTGAACAATTTTTTCAGCCTGTTTCCGCTGCTTATTATGTTTGCATCGGAAGAAAAGACCGAAGACCCTACATCAAAGAAAAGGTCCGATGCCAGGAAAAAAGGACAGGTAGCTAAAAGCAGGGAGTTTACTGCTGCCATATCCATGATAGGCATAACCGTTTTAGCTTTTTCACTCAGCAATTACGGTCTCCAGCAAACAAGGCTCTTCCTTACAAGAAGCCTCACCAATGCCGGTAAGATGGAAATGATTGAAGGAGACGTATTTGATACTTTGATTTACTCCGCAATGGAATTTATGAAGATAACCCTACCTGTTTTTGGTGCCGTTATGTTAATAGGTATAATAGCAAATCTGGTCCAAACGGGATTTATATATTCAACAGAACCGTTAAAGCCAAAGCTCAGCAAGCTTAATCCCATTGAAGGATTTAAAAGGATGTTTTCAGGCAAAGCAGTAGTCGAAATGCTTAAGTCTGCCGCCAATATACTTATAATCGGGTATATTATTTATTCCTTTATAAAAGAGGAATTTTATAATATTTTAAAGCTATCGGACATGAGCATTGAAGCTTTGTTTGAAATGCCAAAAAGGCTGGTTCAGTCCGGACTTATAAGAGTTACTTTAGTTGTATGCGTGTTGGCAATAATCGATTTCTTCTATCAAAGATATGCTTATAAAAAAGAACTGAAAATGACCAAGCAGGAAGTAAAAGAAGAATACAAGCAGATGGAAGGAGACCCCCAAATCAGGTCCAGGATAAGGCAAAAGCAAAGGGAAATGGCAATGAGAAGAATGATGCACGAAGTGCCTAAATCCACAGTCATTGTAACAAACCCTACCCATCTTTCCATTGCATTGAAATACGAGCAGGGTAAAGACAGCGCTCCCATGGTAATTGCTAAAGGAGCGGATTTTGTGGCAATAAAAATAAGAGAAATTGCCAAAGAAAACAAAATACCCATTGTCGAAAACAAACCTGTGGCCAGGATGCTGTATGACAAGGTAGAAATAAACGAAAGCATTCCCGTTGAGATGTACCAGGCAGTAGCTGAGATAATGGCTATTGTATACAATTTAAAGAAGAAAATGTGAGGATGAATGCATTGGAAAAGAGCATAGGTTCAATTAAAAATATATTTTTAAGTACAGATACATTAGTCGCCCTTGGTGTAATAGGAATATTGGTATTATTCATAATACCCATGAGCCCTACGGTTCTTAGCCTGCTCTTGGTATTTAATCTTACTATATCCCTTATTATACTTCTTTTAACAATGTTTACAACAGATATACTTCAGTTTTCGGTATTTCCTACCCTCCTTCTTATAACCACTCTTTTCAGATTGGGGCTTAACATATCCTCAACCAGGCTTATACTTACTGAAGGAAATGCAGGAGAAGTAATCGATGCCTTCGGAAACTTCGTTGTAAGAGGGGATTATGTAGTCGGTGTAATTATATTCATCATCATATTCATAATCCAGTTTGTGGTAATTACAAACGGTTCCGGCAGGGTGGCAGAGGTTGCAGCAAGGTTTACATTGGACGCCATGCCCGGAAAGCAGATGAGCATAGATGCCGACCTTAATGCCGGTATAATAAATGAAAAGGAAGCCCAGGAAAGAAGAAGAAATCTTCAGCAGGAAGCAGATTTTTACGGTTCCATGGATGGCGCCAGCAAATTCGTTAAAGGAGATGCTATAGCTGGAATAATAATCACTATTGTAAATATATTAGGCGGGATAATTGTAGGCATGCTGAATATGAACTTAACTGCTATGGAAGCTTTGGAGAAATTCTGCCTTCTAACCATAGGAGACGGCCTTGTAAGCCAGATACCGGCTCTGTTGATTTCAACAGCCGCAGGTATATTGGTTACCAGGAATCTTAATAATAACAGCTTCGGCAAGGAAGTATCCTCTCAGCTTACGGCTTTTCCTAAGGTTATAGGTATTGCCTCGGTAATACTTTTAGGACTGGGGCTTGTGCCCTCACTCCCTAACATACCTTTTTTAATATTGGCAGCTTGTACAGGCTTCTTTGCATATACACTGTATAAGGAAGAGAAGAAAATTAAAATATCCCAAAAGGCTGAGGCAGAAATGGCTGAAATATTGCCTATACAAAAAGAACCTGAGAATATCATGAATTTATTCCAGGTGGATACTTTGGAAATTGAAATAGGCTACGGCCTTATACCACTGACTGATACAAGCTCCGGCGGCGATTTGCTGGACAGAATCGCAGCTGTAAGGCGCCAGTGTGCGACAGAGCTTGGAGTTGTAGTACAGCCTATTAGGATAAGGGACAACCTGCAGTTATCCACTAATGAATATAAATTTAAGATTAAAGGCATTGAAGTGGCAGGAGGAGAAGCGCTGCACAACTATCTTTTAGCTATGGATCCGGCAGGGGCTTCAATTGATATAGAAGGTATAAAAACAAATGAGCCTACCTTCGGACTTCCGGCGGTATGGATAACAAAGGATAAGAAGGACAGGGCAGAAATGAAAGGCTTGACTGTGGTTGACCCTGTTACCGTTCTTATTACCCATTTGACAGAGGTAATAAAGCATCACAGTCACGAACTTTTAGGACGCCAGGAAGTAAAGCTTCTGATAGATACGGTAAGGGAAAGCTATAATGCTGTTGTGGACGAGCTTATACCGGACTTGATGTCTATAGGCGAGGTTCAAAAAGTTCTTCAAAATCTTTTGAAGGAAAGAGTGCCTATAAGAGATATAATAACCATTTTAGAAAGCCTGGCAGACAATGCAAGAAGCACGAAGGATACAGAGGTTTTAACGGAGTATGTAAGGTTTTCACTGGGCAGGGTTATATGCAGGCCTTTTGTTGATGAAACCAATTCAATAAATGTAATTACAATGCATCCAAAGCTTGAGCAGCTTATAAATGATAATATTCATAAATCTTTTCAGGGGTCATTTCCTTCATTGAACCCGGCGGACACTGAAAATATATTTAAAAGCATTAAGAATATAGTTGATTCAAACATGTTTTATAACAATACTCCAATACTTTTGTGTTCTCCCAGGATAAGGCCGGCATTAAGGCGCATGACCGAAATGGTGTTCCCAGAAATACCTGTGCTGTCAATGAATGAAATCCCCGGAAGCATTGGCATTAATTCGGTAGGGGTGGTGAGCCTGGATGATAATTAAAAAATATGTAGCCGACACCATGAATGAAGCATTAAATTTGATTCGATATGAATTAGGCCCCGAAGCAGTCATTGTAAGCAAAAGAAGCATAAGGCAAAAAGGTGTAATGGGTTTGTTTCTGCCAAAAAAACTTGAGGTAACGGCAGCCATTGATGAATCTTCCAAGGAAGATGAAATACCCGAGGAGGAGACTAGGCCTTTTGCAGAAGAACTCTCAAAAGCTGAAATTGAGCAGGAAATAAGCGAAGTTAAAGTAATGCTTCAGCAGCTGGTGGAAAATAAGGAAGAATCTAAAAGCAATAAAAAGAACCGCAAAAATCATGGAATCAAAAGGATTTTATCCGAACGGGATGTCAGCGAAGAAGTTATAGAAGATTTAGTAAATAAAGCAAAGGAAAAAGATAAATACAAGGGTTCATCAAGGCTTCCCGATAAAGCCGTCATTGAGGAAATCGAGGATAGAATAAATGTTGAAAAATTAGGCGAAGGAAGGCTCATGGCCTTTGTCGGTCCTACAGGCGTGGGAAAAACCACAACCATTGCCAAGCTTGCTGCTCTGAAGGCTTTAAGTTCGGGCAAAAAGGTTGGACTTATAACAATTGATACTTATAGAATAGGGGCTGTTGAGCAGCTTAGAATTTATGCGGATATATTAGGGCTGCCTTTTGAGGTAATAAACCATACAAGGGATGTAGAAAAGTCCATTAAAAATCTCTCTGGCTGTGATTATATTTACATCGATACCACAGGAAGAAGCGTCAAGAACTTGATGCAGCTGTCTGAGCTTAGGATGTATCTTGATAAATTAAAGCCTGACAGCATAACATTAGTGGTCAGCATGACCACTAAATACAATGATCTTTTGAAAATACTTGATGGTTTCAGCGCCATGAATTACGACAATATAATTCTCACTAAATTCGATGAAACAACAACCTATGGTTCCATTTTGAATGTAATAAGCAATACAAAGGCTCCTGTATCTTATATAGCAATAGGGCAAAACGTGCCTGACGATATTGAAGAAGCTACAAAAGAAAAGCTCCTTGATCTTATTTTAGGTGAGGGGGCGATGTAATGGACCAGGCTCAAAACCTCAGAAGGCATGTTGCGGAGTATCGAAAAAGGAAAAAGAAAAACAAGCGGGATATCAGGGTTATTACCGTGGCCAGCGGTAAAGGCGGAGTGGGAAAAACCAATTTTTCGGTGAACCTTGCCATAGCATTAAAGGAGCAGGGTAATGATGTAGTAGTTTTGGATGCGGATCTAGGCCTTGCCAACGTTGATGTAATAATAGGCGTTATAGCAAAATCCAATCTTTACGACGTGATTTTCAGCAATAAAGGTATAAATGATATATTGATAAACGGTCCGGGAGGTATAAAGGTTGTTCCGGGAGGCTCAGGAATAGAGAGCTTGGCTGAATTGACAGAATCTCAGAGAAAGATACTATCGGATAAATTCAGCGATCTTAAGGATACGGATATTTTGATAGTGGATACAGGCGCCGGAATATCAAAAAATATATTGGGCTTTATTGCCGTATCCGATGAGGTTATAGTCGTTACAACTCCGGAACCTACGGCAATTACCGACGCATACAGTCTGATGAAGGTAACTTTAAGCCACCTTCCCAAGACCAGGATTAATCTGGTGGTAAACAGGGCTATGACTCCCAAGCAGGGGGAAGTAACCTATCAAAGACTGTCAAGGGCAGTTAAGAATTTTCTTAATAAGGATGTTAATTACTTAGGTTATGTTATAGATGATTTAAAGGTAAGGGCGGCCGTCATGGACCAGATACCTTTCAAGGTGGCCTATCCATCCTGTGATGCCAGCAAATGCCTGAACACAATTGCTGCATCCCTTTTAGGAAACGAGGTTGAGACAAAGAGTACAGGCGGCGGTATAAAAGGTTTTATTAATAAAATTTCCTATCTTTTCAGCAAACTGGACTGATAAATTATTTCGAGAGGAGGGTTTCAAATTGGGTTTATATGCTATGGATTGTGAAAGCAGAGAAGATACAATATTAAGATATCTTCCGCTGGTAAAATTTATTGCAAGCAGGATAGCTATTGGAAAAATGTCGCCTGTGGATTCTGATGACCTTATTAATTATGGTGTCATAGGCCTTATTGATGCAATAGACAAGTTCGACCCCAAAAGGGGAGTAAAATTTGAAACCTATGCCAGTTTAAGAATCAAGGGTGCAATAATCGATGAATTGAGAAAGATAAGCTGGATGCCCAGAAGCGCCATGGGAAAGGTCACAAGGCTTAATGAGGTAAGGGAAGAACTAAAGGAAAAACTGGGCAGAGATCCTAAAAACAGCGAGCTCTCCGAAGCTCTTGACTTACCTATTGAGGATTTGCAAAAGATTGAGGGATATGTGAATTACCTTTCTGTGGTTTCTTTAGATGAGATAATATTCCATTCCGACGATGATGATATATTTTTATCTGCCACAATAGAGGATGTTAAAAGCCCCCGCCCCGAAATGATACTGGAAGACAAAGAAAAAATGCAGCTTTTAAAGAAATCCATTGAAATGCTCAATGAAAAGGATAAACTTGTTTTAAGTCTTTACTATTATGAAAAATTAACACTGAAAGAAATAGGGCAGATAATGAGTATATCCGAATCAAGGGTTTCCCAGCTGCACAGCAGGGTTATATTAAGATTAAGGGACAACCTTAAAAAGCTTAAATATCAGTAGCTATTCGCCTATGTCATATGTTTGGAGGATATATGCAGTATATAGTTTTTGCTGTTGGAATTATATTAATTATAATAGGAGTAAGGGGTTCCCAGAAAAGAAGTGAGCCTGTTGTTGAAAAGGCTGCTGAGGAGCAGGAGATACCAAAGCCGGAGTTTGTCTTTCAGGTATTGGGTTATGAGGAAAAGTTCAAGGAATTCTTGGAGGAAAGCGATATCATGTATAAATTGGACACTTTGGAGGATAAATTGGACTTACTCTGGAGTGAAATAGGAAGGCTAAAGGAAAGCAGGGAAGTAAAAGAAGAAGTTAAAGCAATTGAGGAAACATATACAATTGATCATAAAGAAAACACCCAGCTAAAATTAAACAAGGATGATTTAAAGGACGTAAACAAGCAGGCAGCCCTTTTGAAGGATGAAGGCTTGAGCGTGGAAGAAATTGCAGACAGGCTGGGTATACTGAAGGGGGAGGTATTATTAAGGCTTGGTATGAAAAAATAGTGGCACTTTTTTCGGATAAAAAGGTTATATTAGGAATGGGGATAGGGTTTGTTTTGGCATCCTTGATAATGATGGCTGCACCTAAACCTAAAATATCGGATGATGAACTGATAAGGCTTGCCCGGGAAAAGGGTATGGTTTTTCAGGATGAAATAAAGGCTCTGTATAATAAGTAAATGGAGGTGATTGCATGTTAAGAGGAATATATACCGCGGCAGCCGGTATGAAGAATATTCAGGCAAAGCAGGACGCATCAGCAAACAATATGGCAAATTCAACTACTATAGGATACAAGCAGGACAAGGTGGTTTCAGAATCTTTCTCCCAAGTGATGCTGCAAACCGTACAGGATACAGGAAACGGTATTTTAGAGAGAAAAGATATAGGTCCGCTATCTCTTGGTGTTCACAAAGGTGAAGTATACACGGATTTCAGTCAGGGAAATTTCATGGAGACAGGAAATCCTCTTGATTTGGCGATTGTTGGCCAGGGCTTTTTTGAAGTAAGAAGCTATGATGACATAAATGAGACTGCAAGGTATACAAGGGACGGAAGCTTTATATTGGATGCAGAGGGAAGAATTGTAAACCTTGACGGTGAATTTTTAATGGCGGAAGATTTGGAAACAGGAGAGACAGGTCCTGCTGTTGTTGGCAGTGGACAGGTTACTGTCAATGATAGCGGTATTATAACTGTGGATAATGTGGACAGATACCGAATAATTACTGTTGATTTTGTGGATTATAACAATATAGCAAAAGCAGGCAATAATCTAATCATTACTGGAGATGAGCCTGTGATAGCCGAAGCGCAGAATATTGATATCCGCCAGGGAATTTTAGAGCAGTCCAATGTGGATTTAACCAGCGAAATGACCAATATGATAGTGAATATCAGAAGCTTTCAGGCAAACCAGAGGGTAATTGCATCAATAGACGAGACCTTGAACAAATCTGTAAATGAAGTAGGAGCCTTGAAATAACAGCAAAAAATTATATTTTTCGATTTATTTCATAATTATTGACAACTAAATGTGAGTATGATATATTATATAATTGGTAAATAAATATATGTGTTTTATACACTCTTATCAAGAGAGGTGGAGGGATAGGCCCGATGAAACCCGGCAACCAGCATTTTATGCCAAGGTGCCAATTCCTGCGGATAATTGCCGCGAGATGAGGGTAGGGAAAACCTCTTCGTCTGAAGAGGTATTATTTTTTGTGTAAATGTGTAAAAAAAAATTTTTTTCAGGGAATTCTTATATTGAACAAACTAATGATAAAAGAATAATTTACATATTAAAGAAGCCCCTGTTATCAAAAGGAGGAGTTATAAAATGACTAAAAGACTTTTTACTTCAGAGTCAGTTACAGAAGGACATCCGGATAAAATATGCGATCAGATATCAGATGCAGTTTTAGACGAAATTTTTTCTAAAGACCCTAACGCAAGGGTTGCCTGCGAAACAGCAGTAACCACAGGCTTAGTTTTGGTTATGGGAGAGATATCAACAAACTGCTATGTGGATATACCAAAAGTAGTAAGGCGCACAATCGAGGAAATAGGCTATACCAGGGCTAAATACGGATTTGACTGCGATACCTGTGCGGTATTGACTTCCATTGATGAACAGTCAGCCGATATCGCCCTCGGAGTTGACAAAGCTCTTGAAGCAAAGCATGGAGAGGAATTCGATAAAATAGAAGCCATAGGTGCGGGAGATCAGGGCATGATGTTTGGATTTGCCTGCGCCGA
Coding sequences within:
- the flhF gene encoding flagellar biosynthesis protein FlhF, with translation MIIKKYVADTMNEALNLIRYELGPEAVIVSKRSIRQKGVMGLFLPKKLEVTAAIDESSKEDEIPEEETRPFAEELSKAEIEQEISEVKVMLQQLVENKEESKSNKKNRKNHGIKRILSERDVSEEVIEDLVNKAKEKDKYKGSSRLPDKAVIEEIEDRINVEKLGEGRLMAFVGPTGVGKTTTIAKLAALKALSSGKKVGLITIDTYRIGAVEQLRIYADILGLPFEVINHTRDVEKSIKNLSGCDYIYIDTTGRSVKNLMQLSELRMYLDKLKPDSITLVVSMTTKYNDLLKILDGFSAMNYDNIILTKFDETTTYGSILNVISNTKAPVSYIAIGQNVPDDIEEATKEKLLDLILGEGAM
- a CDS encoding MinD/ParA family protein, translated to MDQAQNLRRHVAEYRKRKKKNKRDIRVITVASGKGGVGKTNFSVNLAIALKEQGNDVVVLDADLGLANVDVIIGVIAKSNLYDVIFSNKGINDILINGPGGIKVVPGGSGIESLAELTESQRKILSDKFSDLKDTDILIVDTGAGISKNILGFIAVSDEVIVVTTPEPTAITDAYSLMKVTLSHLPKTRINLVVNRAMTPKQGEVTYQRLSRAVKNFLNKDVNYLGYVIDDLKVRAAVMDQIPFKVAYPSCDASKCLNTIAASLLGNEVETKSTGGGIKGFINKISYLFSKLD
- a CDS encoding FliA/WhiG family RNA polymerase sigma factor; translation: MDCESREDTILRYLPLVKFIASRIAIGKMSPVDSDDLINYGVIGLIDAIDKFDPKRGVKFETYASLRIKGAIIDELRKISWMPRSAMGKVTRLNEVREELKEKLGRDPKNSELSEALDLPIEDLQKIEGYVNYLSVVSLDEIIFHSDDDDIFLSATIEDVKSPRPEMILEDKEKMQLLKKSIEMLNEKDKLVLSLYYYEKLTLKEIGQIMSISESRVSQLHSRVILRLRDNLKKLKYQ
- a CDS encoding flagellar hook-basal body complex protein, encoding MLRGIYTAAAGMKNIQAKQDASANNMANSTTIGYKQDKVVSESFSQVMLQTVQDTGNGILERKDIGPLSLGVHKGEVYTDFSQGNFMETGNPLDLAIVGQGFFEVRSYDDINETARYTRDGSFILDAEGRIVNLDGEFLMAEDLETGETGPAVVGSGQVTVNDSGIITVDNVDRYRIITVDFVDYNNIAKAGNNLIITGDEPVIAEAQNIDIRQGILEQSNVDLTSEMTNMIVNIRSFQANQRVIASIDETLNKSVNEVGALK